A window from uncultured Desulfobacter sp. encodes these proteins:
- a CDS encoding methyl-accepting chemotaxis protein — protein MFKTLKLTGKLMLSVGTMVVLSFVITVSFITTKATDISSSQAIDLLDTASLKYADEIKRDIDGAFGVARSLSYATQNMKKTGKLVKRETLLSMMEGLLNNNPGYLGIWVVWEPNAFDGRDQDFKGAPGHDEQGRFIPYWNRVGGVHLETCAELNGEWYTKARDTQKEVIMDPFEYEVGGKSVLLVSVCVPIVVDGTSIGVAGVDFSMEQIGALVDDIAIFETGYAVLSTETGMITAHPNKENVGKTLGDVYPEHVKQLVNNPDVKFENMPLETTGEKGVIVSNPINIGKTGTPWTIFITAPTDRILSSVHNMRNMSILICCISLGVLATLIFFLARIVIVSPVNRVVGRLDNISRGEGDLTQRLDVTSNDELGRLADVFNSFINQLQGMIKDIAHGVDTLSSSSTELSAIAQQMSDSSAQTSNKSRTVAAASEEMSKNMNSISAAMAESSANTNTVATAVDEMNSTINEIAQNSESARSISENAVSKVEESSGEMNRLNETVKTIGQVVETITDISEQVNLLSLNATIEAARAGEAGKGFAVVANEIKDLAGQTAQATKDIKERIENIQNSSSSTVKVIDEINGVILDVNDIVGAIATAVEEQSAATKEIAENVNQVSNGIQEVNQNVGQSTMVVNEISKDISDVNQSADDMATRSREVSSSSEDLSKLAAELHGMIGKFKV, from the coding sequence ATGTTCAAGACATTAAAATTAACAGGAAAGTTAATGTTATCTGTCGGCACCATGGTGGTATTGTCGTTTGTTATCACAGTCAGCTTTATAACAACAAAGGCCACTGATATATCCAGCAGCCAGGCAATAGATCTCCTTGACACAGCGTCCCTGAAATATGCGGACGAAATCAAGCGTGACATTGATGGGGCTTTCGGTGTTGCAAGATCATTGTCGTATGCAACCCAGAACATGAAAAAGACCGGGAAACTGGTAAAGAGAGAAACCCTTTTATCCATGATGGAGGGCCTGCTGAACAACAATCCCGGCTATTTAGGCATATGGGTTGTGTGGGAACCCAATGCCTTTGATGGACGGGATCAAGATTTCAAGGGCGCACCCGGCCACGATGAACAAGGACGATTTATTCCATATTGGAATCGTGTGGGCGGTGTGCATCTGGAAACTTGTGCCGAACTCAATGGCGAGTGGTATACCAAAGCCCGGGATACCCAAAAAGAAGTAATTATGGATCCCTTTGAATACGAGGTTGGCGGCAAATCCGTCTTATTGGTCAGCGTATGTGTTCCCATTGTGGTTGATGGAACCTCAATCGGCGTGGCCGGGGTCGATTTCTCCATGGAACAGATTGGCGCACTGGTTGATGATATAGCCATTTTTGAAACCGGATATGCTGTGTTATCAACCGAAACCGGAATGATAACGGCACATCCAAACAAAGAAAATGTCGGTAAAACCCTTGGGGACGTATATCCGGAACATGTAAAACAGCTTGTAAATAATCCGGATGTGAAATTTGAGAATATGCCCCTGGAAACAACAGGGGAAAAAGGCGTCATTGTCTCTAACCCCATTAACATAGGAAAAACCGGGACGCCATGGACAATATTTATCACTGCCCCGACCGACAGAATTTTGTCAAGCGTACATAATATGAGAAATATGAGTATTCTCATTTGCTGCATCTCTTTAGGTGTGTTGGCAACGCTGATTTTCTTCCTTGCCCGGATTGTCATTGTAAGTCCGGTGAATCGGGTTGTGGGGCGCCTTGATAATATATCCCGGGGAGAAGGCGATCTGACCCAGCGACTGGATGTCACTTCAAATGATGAGCTTGGCCGTTTGGCTGACGTTTTCAATTCTTTTATTAATCAACTGCAAGGGATGATAAAAGATATTGCCCACGGCGTAGACACGCTGTCCTCTTCTTCCACCGAGTTATCCGCCATCGCCCAGCAGATGTCTGACAGTTCGGCCCAGACTTCAAATAAATCCCGGACAGTTGCCGCTGCAAGTGAGGAAATGTCAAAAAATATGAACTCGATTTCAGCCGCCATGGCGGAGTCAAGCGCCAATACCAACACCGTTGCCACGGCAGTGGACGAAATGAATTCCACCATCAATGAAATTGCACAGAATTCAGAAAGTGCCAGGAGCATTTCAGAAAACGCCGTATCTAAAGTGGAAGAATCAAGTGGTGAAATGAACAGACTCAATGAAACCGTGAAAACCATTGGACAGGTCGTAGAGACCATTACTGATATTTCAGAGCAAGTCAATCTTCTTTCCCTCAATGCAACCATTGAGGCCGCAAGGGCAGGGGAAGCCGGAAAAGGTTTTGCGGTTGTCGCAAATGAGATTAAAGATCTTGCAGGCCAGACGGCACAAGCCACGAAGGATATAAAAGAGAGAATTGAAAATATTCAAAATAGTTCATCGTCCACTGTGAAAGTGATAGATGAAATTAACGGTGTGATCCTTGATGTCAATGATATTGTCGGTGCCATTGCCACTGCTGTCGAAGAACAATCTGCGGCGACCAAAGAAATTGCTGAAAATGTTAATCAGGTTTCTAATGGCATTCAGGAAGTCAATCAGAATGTCGGGCAAAGTACCATGGTGGTGAATGAAATTTCCAAGGATATATCAGATGTTAATCAATCGGCTGATGATATGGCGACCCGAAGTCGGGAGGTCTCTTCGAGTTCTGAGGACCTCTCAAAACTGGCTGCGGAACTTCATGGGATGATCGGTAAATTTAAGGTTTAA
- a CDS encoding DUF523 and DUF1722 domain-containing protein, which yields MNGKSKIETTQAANTQIDIPKIKIGASTCLLGEKVGYDGNHSHDRYLTQTLSLFVDYVPVCPEVECGMPIPRESVRLVGDPAAPRLVTRSTQEDKTKMMTDWIPGKLAALEKENLCGFIFKSKSPSSGLYRIRVYGDDGKVRKTGTGMFAKAFCDHFPRVPVEEAGRLNDPQLRENFIEKIFALKRWRQVIEEQKNLGGLVAFHTQNKLLILSHSQADYRQMGKLVATGKEIIAKQGAQALFDQYEILLLKALDLKTTPKKNINVLMHILGYFKKNLSADEKQEMLSLFDQYKQGYVPLVVPLTLVNHYVRKYDQPWLKEQTYLNPHPFELKLRNYF from the coding sequence ATGAACGGCAAATCCAAGATTGAAACAACCCAAGCGGCCAATACCCAAATCGATATCCCAAAAATCAAGATCGGGGCATCCACCTGCCTTCTCGGCGAAAAGGTTGGTTATGACGGCAATCACAGCCATGACCGCTATTTGACCCAGACCCTGTCGCTCTTTGTTGATTATGTCCCCGTCTGTCCCGAAGTAGAGTGCGGCATGCCCATTCCCAGGGAGTCGGTTCGTCTGGTGGGTGATCCGGCTGCCCCGCGCCTGGTAACTCGAAGTACCCAGGAAGATAAAACAAAAATGATGACGGACTGGATTCCAGGTAAACTTGCCGCCCTTGAAAAGGAAAATCTTTGCGGATTTATCTTCAAAAGCAAATCCCCGTCCTCGGGTCTTTACCGGATCAGGGTCTACGGAGATGACGGCAAAGTCCGCAAAACCGGAACAGGGATGTTTGCAAAAGCCTTTTGTGACCACTTCCCCAGGGTACCTGTGGAAGAGGCTGGGCGCCTTAACGATCCCCAGTTAAGAGAAAATTTTATCGAAAAGATCTTCGCCCTCAAACGGTGGCGACAAGTCATTGAAGAACAGAAAAACTTAGGGGGCCTTGTGGCCTTTCACACCCAGAATAAACTGCTGATCCTCTCCCACAGCCAGGCCGATTACCGGCAGATGGGCAAACTTGTGGCCACGGGAAAAGAGATCATCGCAAAACAAGGGGCCCAGGCACTGTTTGACCAATATGAAATTCTGCTGTTAAAGGCCCTTGACCTGAAAACTACCCCCAAAAAGAACATCAATGTACTCATGCATATTCTGGGCTATTTTAAGAAGAATCTGAGTGCAGACGAAAAACAGGAGATGCTCTCGCTCTTTGACCAATACAAGCAAGGCTATGTGCCCCTGGTGGTGCCCTTGACCCTGGTTAACCATTATGTGAGAAAATACGACCAGCCCTGGCTCAAAGAGCAGACCTATCTCAATCCCCATCCGTTTGAACTGAAATTACGGAATTATTTTTGA
- a CDS encoding SDR family oxidoreductase, with protein sequence MAHSSESQPTPLTDKPVLVTGATGYVAGRLIPLLLESGCRVRAMGRSLEKMGARPWARHSKVQLIRGDIQDTASLERAVEGCGTIYYLVHSMISRKKEYRDADRVGAQNMARAAAARKADHIIYLGGLGEMDHPNISRHLVSRNEVGNILLNGKVPATVLRAAMILGSGSASFEILRYLAERLPIMITPRWVHMPTQPIAISNVLGYLMGCLNTPEVRNQTFDIGGPDIVSYKDLFSIFARIAGVPIPIMIPVPVLSPKLSALWIHLVTPVPSAIALPLTQGLSLPTICQEDRIKHIIPLELISCEQAIERAMDRISQERVDTCWADAGELEFPEWAHCGDSGYSGGTLLKCGYKATAEATPEDIWPCIQAIGGKIGYYAADLLWEIRGVMDSLSGGVGLNRGRRSAKELRIGDALDFWRVLDCDPPERLLLVAEMKMPGQALLEITLTPVSETECQITLLSRFLPTGIFGIVYWYALYPSHQYVFSAMLKGIVKSAGVKLSTKPWRFTPKIS encoded by the coding sequence ATGGCACATTCATCCGAATCCCAACCGACCCCGTTGACTGACAAACCTGTTTTGGTCACCGGGGCCACAGGCTATGTGGCCGGACGGCTCATCCCTCTTCTCCTGGAATCCGGCTGCAGGGTCCGGGCCATGGGACGTTCCCTTGAAAAAATGGGGGCAAGGCCCTGGGCCAGACATTCAAAAGTTCAGCTGATCAGAGGCGATATCCAGGATACGGCTTCCCTTGAACGGGCGGTTGAGGGCTGCGGAACGATCTACTATCTGGTCCATTCCATGATTTCCAGAAAAAAAGAATACCGGGATGCCGACCGCGTGGGCGCCCAGAATATGGCCAGGGCCGCAGCCGCCCGAAAGGCCGACCATATCATCTATCTGGGAGGGCTGGGAGAGATGGACCATCCCAACATCAGCCGTCATCTGGTCTCCAGAAATGAGGTGGGCAATATCCTGTTAAACGGTAAAGTGCCTGCCACCGTGCTCCGGGCTGCCATGATTCTGGGGTCGGGCTCTGCCAGCTTTGAAATCCTGCGCTATCTTGCCGAGCGCCTGCCGATCATGATCACCCCCCGATGGGTGCATATGCCCACCCAGCCCATTGCCATATCCAATGTCCTGGGCTACCTTATGGGGTGTCTGAACACGCCTGAAGTCAGAAATCAGACCTTTGACATCGGCGGTCCGGATATTGTGTCATACAAGGACCTGTTTTCCATATTTGCCAGGATTGCCGGGGTTCCAATTCCCATAATGATACCTGTGCCGGTGCTTAGCCCCAAGCTGTCGGCCCTGTGGATTCATCTGGTGACCCCTGTGCCGTCTGCCATAGCGCTTCCCTTGACCCAGGGTTTGAGTCTGCCCACCATATGCCAGGAGGATCGGATTAAACATATCATTCCCCTGGAGCTGATTTCCTGTGAGCAGGCCATCGAACGGGCCATGGACCGCATCAGCCAGGAACGGGTGGATACCTGCTGGGCCGATGCCGGTGAGCTTGAATTCCCCGAATGGGCCCATTGCGGGGATTCCGGGTATTCCGGTGGCACCCTGCTCAAATGCGGATACAAGGCAACGGCTGAGGCAACGCCTGAGGATATCTGGCCTTGTATCCAGGCCATCGGTGGAAAAATCGGGTATTATGCGGCAGACCTGCTTTGGGAAATCCGGGGGGTGATGGATAGTCTTTCCGGCGGCGTTGGGCTTAACCGGGGCCGGCGGTCCGCCAAAGAACTTCGGATCGGCGATGCCCTGGATTTTTGGCGGGTGCTGGACTGTGATCCCCCTGAACGGCTCCTGCTCGTTGCGGAAATGAAAATGCCGGGCCAGGCCCTTTTAGAGATTACCCTGACCCCCGTCTCGGAAACGGAATGCCAAATCACCCTTTTGTCACGATTTTTGCCCACGGGCATATTCGGTATTGTCTACTGGTACGCGCTTTACCCCTCTCACCAGTATGTATTTTCCGCAATGCTCAAAGGAATTGTAAAGTCGGCAGGCGTTAAATTGTCAACAAAACCCTGGCGGTTTACCCCTAAAATATCATGA